In Musa acuminata AAA Group cultivar baxijiao chromosome BXJ3-9, Cavendish_Baxijiao_AAA, whole genome shotgun sequence, a single genomic region encodes these proteins:
- the LOC103974674 gene encoding arabinogalactan protein 23-like — protein sequence MEMRKIACAVLIAAASATTTLAAEAPAPGPASASFAINPAMGAAIGASLLSFFALYLQ from the coding sequence ATGGAGATGAGAAAGATCGCCTGTGCCGTCCTCATCGCTGCCGCCTCGGCCACCACCACTCTGGCAGCTGAGGCCCCTGCCCCTGGCCCCGCCAGTGCTTCCTTCGCCATCAACCCCGCGATGGGGGCCGCGATCGGGGCCTCCCTCCTCTCCTTCTTTGCCTTGTACCTGCAGTAA